One bacterium genomic region harbors:
- a CDS encoding zinc-binding dehydrogenase produces MKILQITAPGEFALLDVPIPEPGEGQVLMRVDAVTTCVQWDLHCWHNEPMFIGHQFKYPYTLGRCGHEATGWIEAVGPGVTEFAPGDRVSAWRDHSENVQGAYAQYYALPAASTIRVPEGPPPEALAPIEMAMCMATVFRMLREMNVIEGRVFGLTGLGPAGLIALQMARAEGAAEVIGFDPLPERRELALKLGADACYDSTTDLSDSFPARPAAPRLETTVDCVGARQTVEFAMDHTSDVVALFGVQREDYIYAPRHGRLRLCGYKGHFRESAEYAVALIEQGKLDLAALVSHNLPLERYAEGTALLEARQAIKVCYWPWKS; encoded by the coding sequence TTGAAGATACTGCAGATCACAGCCCCGGGCGAGTTCGCCCTTCTCGATGTGCCCATCCCCGAGCCGGGAGAGGGCCAGGTGCTCATGCGGGTGGACGCGGTCACCACTTGCGTCCAGTGGGACCTGCACTGCTGGCACAATGAGCCCATGTTCATCGGACACCAGTTCAAGTACCCGTACACGCTGGGGCGCTGCGGGCATGAGGCCACCGGGTGGATTGAGGCGGTCGGGCCGGGCGTCACCGAGTTCGCCCCGGGCGACCGCGTGAGCGCCTGGCGGGACCATTCCGAGAACGTTCAGGGCGCCTACGCGCAGTACTACGCCCTGCCGGCCGCGAGCACGATCCGCGTGCCCGAGGGGCCCCCGCCGGAGGCGCTGGCGCCGATCGAGATGGCCATGTGCATGGCCACGGTCTTCCGGATGCTCCGCGAGATGAACGTCATCGAGGGGCGCGTGTTCGGGCTGACGGGCCTGGGCCCGGCCGGGCTGATCGCCCTGCAGATGGCGCGGGCGGAAGGGGCGGCCGAGGTCATCGGCTTCGACCCGCTGCCCGAACGGCGCGAGTTGGCCCTGAAGCTGGGCGCGGATGCCTGCTACGACTCCACGACCGACCTCAGCGACAGCTTCCCCGCCCGTCCGGCGGCGCCGCGGCTGGAGACGACCGTGGACTGCGTGGGCGCCAGGCAGACGGTGGAGTTCGCCATGGATCACACCTCGGACGTGGTGGCGCTCTTCGGCGTGCAGCGCGAGGACTACATCTATGCGCCGCGCCATGGGCGCCTGCGCCTGTGCGGCTACAAGGGCCACTTCCGCGAGTCCGCGGAGTATGCCGTGGCGCTGATTGAGCAGGGCAAGCTCGACCTGGCGGCGCTCGTATCGCACAACTTACCCCTGGAGCGCTACGCCGAGGGGACGGCCCTGCTGGAGGCCCGGCAGGCCATCAAGGTCTGCTACTGGCCCTGGAAGTCCTGA
- a CDS encoding DUF4838 domain-containing protein produces MNRPTAPWLPIALPLLLISAVCVAAPARWHNSLQPTGQAAAPLTLAKGGATDYVIVIPAAPTTQDQKAAADLAQWLGEMTDAKLAIVPDSEPARPTEISVGQTNRLAGVKLPLPRGGLGNEGYAIAVSGQRLLLVGGKARGAINAVYALLEEDLGCRWYDRTSARIPHRRTLTFAPVPRGFAPRLFLRDPFYFDAFDATWSLRNRTNAPGAAVPEEWGGHVDYDGLFVHTFNTLVPPGQYFEKHPEYFMLAKSGKRSAQQLCLTNPEVLRLATESLLAILRKNPHTEIVEVSPNDGGQHCLCPNCQAVDNANGSPSGTLITFLNHIAEAVEQERPEVMVSTLAYLDTVDAPKLVRPRHNVIIRLCNDLHSWPYPFTCFTDNTGPRSKRYRDAIIAWSKVADNLSIWDYFVNFSHYSAPMPNMDVLQPTVDFYVSHKVKGIMMQAAYQGFGSEFAALRSWVMAKVLWDPSLQVPDLVTDFITGYYGRAAGDLLAYWDLSYANKAKHMDTMEKPEGGIRYPMTSPFLSREFLDQSTRLFDDAQQQCPTGEARRRVDLAKLPILYVKLVQGPDAWPDQYAAVLAEFETIARREKVQYLREGGPDLEEKLKGWRDAIRVKQSLQQIKPEEVTVRPLAPEWRFTTDPRDVGVKDGWFSEGADDSRWAVVRSDKGNGWESQGFPDYTGFGWYRQQLTLPAGPARKHAYLYFGAVDEDAWVYVNGRQVCEHSCPSTGLTPEQIWTTPFLADVASQLRAGQGNTVAVRVLNRLAMGGIYLPVYLVLTDRDLDAPLVQAFITKH; encoded by the coding sequence ATGAACCGACCGACCGCGCCCTGGCTACCGATCGCCCTGCCGCTGCTCCTGATCTCCGCGGTGTGTGTTGCCGCGCCGGCCCGCTGGCACAACAGCCTGCAGCCGACGGGTCAGGCCGCCGCGCCCCTGACGCTGGCCAAGGGCGGGGCCACGGACTATGTCATCGTCATCCCGGCGGCCCCGACCACCCAGGACCAGAAGGCCGCCGCCGATCTCGCCCAATGGCTCGGCGAGATGACCGACGCGAAGCTCGCGATCGTCCCGGACTCGGAGCCCGCCCGGCCGACCGAGATCAGCGTCGGCCAGACCAACCGGCTGGCCGGAGTGAAGCTGCCGCTGCCGCGCGGCGGGCTCGGCAACGAGGGCTACGCCATCGCCGTCTCCGGCCAGCGCCTGCTGCTCGTGGGCGGCAAGGCCCGCGGAGCCATCAACGCCGTCTACGCCCTGCTCGAGGAGGACCTGGGCTGTCGCTGGTATGACCGCACCTCGGCCCGTATCCCCCACCGTCGCACGCTGACCTTCGCTCCCGTCCCGCGCGGCTTTGCGCCCCGCCTGTTCCTGCGCGATCCGTTCTACTTCGACGCCTTCGATGCCACGTGGTCGCTGCGCAACCGCACGAACGCCCCCGGCGCCGCCGTCCCCGAGGAATGGGGCGGCCACGTGGACTACGACGGCCTCTTCGTCCACACGTTCAACACGCTCGTCCCGCCCGGCCAGTACTTCGAGAAACACCCGGAGTACTTCATGCTCGCCAAGAGCGGCAAGCGGTCGGCCCAGCAGCTCTGCCTGACCAACCCCGAAGTGCTGCGCCTCGCCACCGAGAGCCTCCTGGCCATCCTGCGCAAGAACCCGCACACCGAGATCGTGGAAGTCTCGCCCAACGACGGCGGGCAGCACTGCCTGTGCCCGAACTGCCAGGCCGTGGACAACGCCAACGGCAGCCCCTCGGGGACGCTCATCACCTTCCTCAACCACATTGCCGAGGCCGTGGAGCAGGAGCGGCCGGAGGTCATGGTCTCGACCCTGGCCTACCTCGACACCGTGGACGCGCCGAAGCTTGTGCGCCCGCGCCACAATGTCATCATCCGCCTGTGCAACGACCTGCACTCGTGGCCGTATCCCTTCACCTGCTTCACCGACAACACCGGCCCGCGGAGCAAGCGCTACCGCGACGCCATCATCGCCTGGTCGAAGGTCGCCGACAACCTGAGCATCTGGGACTACTTCGTCAACTTCAGCCACTACTCGGCCCCCATGCCCAACATGGATGTGCTGCAGCCGACCGTGGACTTCTACGTGAGCCACAAGGTCAAGGGCATCATGATGCAGGCGGCCTACCAGGGCTTCGGCAGCGAGTTCGCCGCCCTGCGGTCGTGGGTGATGGCCAAAGTCCTGTGGGACCCGTCGCTCCAGGTGCCCGACCTCGTCACTGACTTCATCACCGGCTACTACGGCCGCGCCGCTGGCGACCTCCTGGCGTACTGGGACTTGTCCTATGCCAACAAGGCCAAGCACATGGACACGATGGAGAAGCCCGAGGGCGGCATCCGCTACCCGATGACCTCCCCGTTCCTGTCCAGGGAATTCCTCGACCAGTCCACGCGGCTGTTCGACGACGCGCAGCAGCAATGCCCCACCGGCGAGGCGCGCCGGCGTGTGGACCTCGCCAAGCTGCCGATCCTGTACGTGAAGCTCGTGCAGGGCCCGGACGCCTGGCCGGACCAGTACGCCGCTGTACTCGCGGAGTTCGAGACCATCGCCCGCCGCGAGAAGGTGCAGTACCTGCGTGAGGGCGGTCCGGACCTGGAGGAGAAGCTGAAGGGGTGGCGCGACGCGATCCGCGTCAAGCAGAGCCTGCAGCAGATCAAGCCGGAGGAGGTCACCGTCCGTCCGCTGGCGCCCGAGTGGCGTTTCACCACCGACCCGCGCGATGTCGGCGTCAAGGACGGCTGGTTCTCCGAGGGTGCGGACGACTCCCGCTGGGCCGTCGTGCGCAGCGACAAGGGGAACGGCTGGGAGAGCCAGGGCTTCCCCGACTACACGGGGTTCGGCTGGTACCGCCAGCAGCTCACGCTGCCCGCCGGCCCCGCGCGCAAACATGCCTATCTGTACTTCGGGGCCGTAGATGAGGACGCGTGGGTCTACGTCAATGGCCGGCAGGTCTGCGAGCACTCCTGCCCCAGCACCGGCCTGACCCCCGAGCAGATCTGGACCACACCCTTCCTGGCGGATGTCGCGTCACAGTTGCGCGCCGGGCAGGGCAACACGGTTGCCGTGCGTGTCCTCAACCGCCTGGCCATGGGCGGCATCTACCTGCCCGTCTATCTCGTGCTCACCGACCGCGACCTCGATGCACCCCTGGTCCAGGCCTTCATCACCAAGCACTGA